The sequence TAGAAAATGGGGTTATATTGTTTATGAGTTTTGATAATAGTGAAAGAGGCCTTAAAATATCCCAAGAATTTAATCGTAGAAATCTTCCTATATAAATAGCATATCCACTCAATAGGCAAATAATTACCATTATAATATTAGCAGCTGTTTTGCTTTTTCTTCTCAGAAGGGATTGATGTATTATATATAAAGAAAGCAGCCCTATTAAAGTTCCTAAAAATACTCCAAGCCCTATATGCACAAGCTTTATCCAGGCTATTATATCGGAAGAATAGAAAAAAGGTGCATAGGAATTTTCCTTTGAATAAAATTTTATTTTATTGATATGAATAAAATCCGTTATCAAGTATAAGGCATTGGGAAAGAAGAACAGCCACAATAACCTAAACGCTGTTACTTTTAGTTTTTTAAACTTTTTAAAATTTTTTTCAGAGAGTTTTGCGAAAAGCAGAGGAAGGAAAGCTAAAAATAAATTCCAAGCCATCATAATATGTATAAAATCAAAGGTAGCCGCAAAAACACATATACTCATAAAAAAATACGCTAAACAACATAAAAGAATTAACTTAAATGCCATAACATGTTCTCCTTTTTGGTCGATTTTAACTTAGTATATCATAAAATAATATTATAAAAAAATAATTTCACTCTAATATAATAGAAATTAATGGTCTGTTAATTAGGAAAAGTGTTTGTAGGATTATGATTATATATGATAAATTAAAGGTATGGATTTACAGAAAGTATATTTTTAATAAAAGGTTTAAACAATTAATATATTTTAAGGAGAGGTGATAAATAATGGATACAATATTTTTAATAATAAAATCTATAATATTGGGAATTGTGGAAGGAATAACAGAATTTTTGCCTATATCTTCAACAGGGCATATGATTATTTTCGAACATTTAATGAAGTTTAAAGGTATCAGTCCCAATTATGTTGAGATGTATACATATGTAATACAGCTTGGAGCAATATTATCTATTGTTGTACTCTATTGGAAAAAGATAAAAGATACACTTATAAATTTTTTCCCTCAAAAAGTCGGATATAAAAACTCGGGGTTTAGATTTTGGTTTATGATATTCATCGCTTGTATTCCCGGAGGCATTTGCCAACTGTTATTAGATGATTTATCCGATAAGTATTTATTTAATACGGTCACTGTAGCTATAGCTTTATTTTTAGGCGGCATATGGATGATATATGCTGAAAATAAATTCAGAAGCAGAAATTCAACAAAAAAGGGGTTAAATGTTACAACAAGGCAGGCATGGATTATCGGGATATTTCAGTGCTTAGCCATAATTCCGGGTATGTCACGGTCAGCTTCAACTATTATAGGAGGATGGGTATCAGGGCTTTCTACTGTTCAAGCCGCAGAATTTTCCTTCTTTTTAGCAATTCCTGTTATGCTTGGAATGAGTCTTTTAAAAATTATAAAAATTGGAGGAATATCTGCTCTTGCATTTTCCGAAATAATTTCCCTTGCTGTTGGATTTATAGTTTCCTTTATAGTAGCATTGATAGTGGTCGATAAGTTTATTTCATATTTAAAGAGAAAACCTATGAGAATATTTGCAATATATAGAATGATATTTGCGGTTATAGTGTTAGTTGCAGGATTTAGGGGAATATTTTAAAAGCTGCCACCCGTGCTGGGCAGACCAAAAATGGAGATGACTAACGAAACCATCTTCATTTTTGATTATCTATCTATTTTTCGACAGTCCCCAAACATAACGATACTTTATTCAACTTGTTTTTCTATTCATATTTTTTTCACCCATCAGAAACTTAGAAGATAACGAAAGATTATATTGTATATGAAGTTTAATAATGCTAAATTGGAGATAAGCATTTTAGAAGATGATGTCATAATAAAAGTACCTCTAAAAAATCAGTTTAAATATTCATAAATATATAGTTAATAGAATAATATTCCAATGTACAGATAGATATTTAATTATAGGGGGGAATATTGGTGGGATATTATGTTAATGTAGAATCAGATGTAAAAATTTTTGTAGAAGATCTTAATCCAGAGGGTAAGAAAACAATAGTTTTTTTACATGGATGGCCTGGAAGTCATGAGTTATTTGAATATCAATTTGATCAACTTCCCAAATGGGGATACAGATGTATAGGAATAGATCAAAGAGGATTTGGCAAGTCAGATAAACCGTGGAGAGGATATGATTATAATCGATTGGCCGATGATGTTAAGTGTATAGTTGAAACACTTAGATTACAAGATTTTATACTTGCAGGCCATTCAACAGGCGGGGCAATAGCTATTAGGTATATGTCTAGGCACAATGGATATGGAGTATCTAAACTTGCTTTATTTGCAGCGGCAGCTCCTAGTTTAATAAAGCTTCCTAACTTTCCTTATGGAATAGACGTTGAAGTAGTAAATCAAATAATTGAAGGAACATATACGGACCGACCTAAAATGCTTAGTAATTTTGGTGATATATTTTTCTTTCAATATATAACTCAACCATTTTCCTATTGGTTTCTACAATTAGGATTACAAGCAGCAGGATGGTCGACTGCTGCTATTGCAAATACCTGGATAAATGAGCAATTATTTAGTGATTTAGGGAAAATAAATGTTCCGACATTAATTATTCATGGTATCCATGATAAGGTTGTCCCATTTCAACTAGGCGAAGTACAGGAAAAATACATTAAAAATTCTAAACTTATACCGTTTAATTATAGCGGTCACGGATCATTTTATGATCAAAAAGACTTATTTAATAAAGAATTAATGAATTTTATTGAAGAATAATTTTTAAAAGATAGAGGTTCCGGAAGTCCAAAGGAAATAAAATCCTTAGACTTTTCTTTTTTTAAAAAAAGCAATGTAAAAAATGTTTGAAATGCACTTAAGAAGATGGGCTTAGGTATTTTTCATTTTGTTATAAAGCGTATCATAAATTGTATATTAATGATATCTGTATTTGACGAAACATTTTCATAGATTTATAATTTAATGGAGATCTGAAAATTGACGAAGGGAAGAGATATACAATGGAATTATTGAAGAATACATTGGCATCTATAAAACCTGCAGACGAAGATGCAAAGAAAAAAGCAAAGGAAAGGCTTGATAATCTCACTAAGCCTATAGGAAGCCTGGGGGTATTGGAAGAGATAGTAATTAAAATGGCAGGAATTACAGGAAATATACACAATAAAATTGATAAAAGAAATATAATAGTAATGTGCGCTGACAATGGAGTAGTGGAGGAAGGAGTAAGCGCATGTCCTCAATACTTTACCAAGATACTTACAGAAAATTTAATTAAAGGATATACAGGTGTTTCAGTATTGTCCAAGCTTACAGGGACAGATGTAACTACAGTTGATATCGGAGTCAACGGAGATATAACTTTAAAGGGAGTATTAAATAAAAAGATAAATTATGGTACAAAAAATATTACAAAAGGACCGGCTATGACTCGTGATGAGGCGATAAGAGCTATAGAAGCGGGAATTGAAGTAGCGGATTCTTCGTGCAAAAAAGGATATGATATTTTAGGAACAGGAGAAATGGGAATAGGAAATACGACTACCAGCGGAGCAGTATTAAGTATTTTTTCAGGACTTAATCCCGATGCTACTTGTGGAAAAGGGGCTGGGCTTACCGACGAACAGTTTGAGCATAAGAAAGAGGCTGTGGAAAAAGCAATAGAAATAAATAAGCCGGATAAAAACGATCCTATAGATGTTATATCAAAGGTAGGAGGTTTTGATATCGCGGGGATGTGCGGATGTTTTTTGTCGGCGGCCAAAAACAGAAAACCTATAGTTATAGACGGATTAATTTCTTCTGCGGCAGCTCTTTGTGCGGTACGGCTGAATTCTTTAGCCAAAGAGTATATTTTCCCGTCCCATCTGTCAAAAGAACCTGGAGCAATATATATGATGAAGGAAATAGGTCTTAAACCTATGCTTGATTTGGAAATGAGACTGGGAGAAGGTTCCGGATGTCCTCTGGCATTTCAGGTAATAGAAGCTGCATTATACGTTATGGACCATATGGCAACATTTGAAGAATCAACTTTGGATAAAGATGTATTAATAGATATAAGGTGATGACTATGATAATTTTGGTGACAGGAGGAGCAAGGAGTGGGAAAAGTTCCTTTTCAGAATCCCTATATGAAAATAAAGAAGATGTGGTATATATAGCCACGTCAAAAATTTATGACAAAGAAATGGAAGAAAGAGTTATTCTTCACCGACAGAGCAGGCCTCTTTCCTGGAGAACCTACGAGGGAAATTATGATTTAAAAAAAGCAGTGGGAGAAGAAAAAAATTACATATTGGATTGTGTTACCGTATTATTATCAAATAGGATGTTTGACATTACTAAAGATGAAGAATTTATTTCTTTTCAGCTTCAAAGTCAGGTAGAGAATACCGTTTTTAACGAACTAAAATGTCTTATAGATGAAATAAGAAGAAGAAATTACAATTTAATAATGGTCACTAATGAAGTGGGAGATTCTTTAGTTCCAGAAAGTCATATAGGAAGAGTTTTTAGAGATATTCAAGGTAGAATAAATCAAAGGATAGCTTCGGTTTCCGATGAAGTCTATTTGGTATGCTGTGGAATACCGGTGAAACTGAAATGATGAAGGGTTTTATATTGGCAATTCAGTTTTTATCTCGACTTCCCATAAACATTTCTGTTGATTTTAACGATAAAAATTTATCTCGGAGCACTCTTTTTTTCCCATTTGTAGGGATGATTATAGGTACGGGAGCAGGGCTTGTCTATTGTTTGGTTTCTCGGGTAAATATGGATATAGCATCTTTTTTGGCTGTATTGACCTTGGTTATACTTACCGGAGGCCTTCACTTAGACGGCTTAGGGGATACCTTTGACGGATTTTTTTCTGCGAGGACAAGAGAAAGAATACTTGAAATAATGAAGGACAGCAGAGCGGGAACTTACGGAGTGGTGGCTATAGTTTTGGACATACTTTTAAAGTATGTTATTATATCCAATATGAAAGAAAACGTATTGCCGGCATTGGTATTTTCCTGTGGGAACGGAAGGCTTATAGCGGTCATATTCATGTCCTTCGGCAAAATAGCGAGACCCGGGGGATTGGGAGATATGTTTAAAAAAAGTAATCCTAAAAAATATGCCTTTATAGGTGGGATTATATATGTTTTAATTACCTTTTTAGTAAATCCCTTGTATTTGATTCCTTTGGGGATTTCCATATTTGCAGCTTTTCTGTTGGCTTTAAAAACATATAGAGTTATTGGAGGCTTTACAGGAGATGTATATGGGGCAGGTATTGAAATTACAGAAATAGTATCGTTACTGTCCTTTATGTATATATAATGTCTCTGTTCTTTTTCTGATTTGGGAGTGTGATTATGGATATAATATTTGTTCGCCATGGAAGTACTGAAGAAAACAGAAAGAAAGTATACGGAAGTTCTGATATACATTTATCCGAAAAGGGAAAAACCGAGGTATTGAATATTAAAAATTCGGTAAATAATATGTCCTTCGGAAAAGTATATATAAGTCCATTGAAGAGAACAATGGAAACTTCGAAAATTTTGGGAGTAAAGGGAATACATGATGATAGAATCAAAGAAATAAATTTTTCCATATTCGGCGGAAAAACTTATGAGGAAATAAAAAAGATATATCCTGAAGAGGTTTCTCTGTGGACAAAGGATTATATAAACTATAGGATACCCGGTGGGGAAAGCCTTAAAGATATATACGAAAGAACTAAGGATTTTTTAGAAAATATTATATCGGAAAATAAAAATGTACTCGTTATTACCCATGAAGGAGTAATAAGATGTGCTTTATGCTGGGTATTCGATAATGTGGAATATTTTTATAGGTTTAGAGCAGATAACGGAAGTATCACGGTTATATCGGCAGATGATGGATATAAATATATAAAATGCATTAATAAAAGGTGATATACTATTATTTATGTTTAATATTTAAATTTTATATTTTTAAAGATTCCCTATGAGTGGTATAATAAAAGATAGTTTAATTGAAGGGAGTTTTTTTATGGAAAAAATAAGAGTTCGATTTGCTCCGAGTCCTACAGGATATTTACATATAGGGGGAGCAAGGACAGCATTATTTAATTATTTTTTTGCAAAAAGATATAACGGGAAATTCATTCTCAGAATAGAGGATACAGATAGAGAAAGATTAAAAGAGGATTCGGTGTCTCAAATAGTTTCAAGCATGAAGTGGCTCGGTATTAATTGGGATGAAGGTCCCGAGAAGGGAGGAGAATACGGGCCTTATTTTCAATCGGAAAGGCTGGATATTTACAGGAGAGAGGCAAAGAGGCTATTAGATGAAGGAAAAGCATATTACTGTTTTTGTACGGAAGAGGATATTGAAAAAGAGAGAGAAGAACAGAAAAGATTAAAGGTTTCCTACAGGTATTCGGGCAAATGTTCTTTATTATCTAAGGAAGAAGTTGAAGAAAATCTTAGGGCAGGAAAGCCCTATGTAATAAGAATAAAAATTCCGAGGGAAGGTACTACTGAAATAGAGGATTTGATAAGGGGCAGGGTTTCTTTTGACAATTCTCAGTTAGATGATTATATAATTCTTAAATCAAATAACATGCCCACATATAACTTTGCTTGTGTGGTAGATGATCATTTTATGGAAATAAGTCACGTAATAAGGGCTGAAGAACATCTTTCAAATACTCCGAAGCAGGTTTTAATATATAAGGCTTTAGGGTATGAAGTACCTAAATTTGCTCACTTATCCATGATATTGGCTCCGGACCGAAGTAAATTGAGCAAGAGGCATGGAGCTACTTCCGTGGAGGAATTTAGGGAAAAAGGTTATATAAAAGAGGCATTAGTTAATTATCTTACTCTTTTAGGCTGGTCTCCGGGAGAGGACAGGGAAATCTTCGGGATGGAAGATACCATAAAGAATTTTTCTTTGGAAAAGGTATCGAAAACAGCAGCAATATATGATATAAACAAACTGACATGGCTGAACGGAAATTATTTAAGAGAATTGGACTTGGATTATATAACAAAAGAAACAATCCCTTTTTTGATAGAAAAAGGATTTATAAAGGAATATGAAGCAGAAGAAAAATATGATTATATCAAAAGAGTTGTCGCTGCCGTGAGAGAAAAGGTAAAGCTTCTGACAGAACTGGCAGACGGAAGCGAATACTTTTTTAAAGATATATCCGAGTACGATCCTAAGGGAGTAGCAAAGAGATTTGAAAAAGACGGTACCGTAAGGCTGTTGGAGTCTGGAAGGAAAGCTTTAGAGGATGCCGAGGACTTTAAAGTGGAAACGGTAGAAAAAATTTATAGGGATTTAATTGATAAATTAGGAATTAAGGGAGGAGATATAATTCATCCTACCAGACTTGCGTTATCAGGAAAAACTGTGGGGCCGGGATTATTTGATATAATATCCATTCTCGGAAAAGAGGAATGCTTGAAAAGGATGGATAAAGCTATTGAGTTCATAAAAAAAATGTAAAAGGG is a genomic window of Acidilutibacter cellobiosedens containing:
- a CDS encoding DUF1361 domain-containing protein, with product MAFKLILLCCLAYFFMSICVFAATFDFIHIMMAWNLFLAFLPLLFAKLSEKNFKKFKKLKVTAFRLLWLFFFPNALYLITDFIHINKIKFYSKENSYAPFFYSSDIIAWIKLVHIGLGVFLGTLIGLLSLYIIHQSLLRRKSKTAANIIMVIICLLSGYAIYIGRFLRLNSWDILRPLSLLSKLINNITPFSIKFSLLFAGYILAVYFIFYVFFHNKTSDDNIYP
- a CDS encoding undecaprenyl-diphosphate phosphatase produces the protein MDTIFLIIKSIILGIVEGITEFLPISSTGHMIIFEHLMKFKGISPNYVEMYTYVIQLGAILSIVVLYWKKIKDTLINFFPQKVGYKNSGFRFWFMIFIACIPGGICQLLLDDLSDKYLFNTVTVAIALFLGGIWMIYAENKFRSRNSTKKGLNVTTRQAWIIGIFQCLAIIPGMSRSASTIIGGWVSGLSTVQAAEFSFFLAIPVMLGMSLLKIIKIGGISALAFSEIISLAVGFIVSFIVALIVVDKFISYLKRKPMRIFAIYRMIFAVIVLVAGFRGIF
- a CDS encoding alpha/beta fold hydrolase, giving the protein MGYYVNVESDVKIFVEDLNPEGKKTIVFLHGWPGSHELFEYQFDQLPKWGYRCIGIDQRGFGKSDKPWRGYDYNRLADDVKCIVETLRLQDFILAGHSTGGAIAIRYMSRHNGYGVSKLALFAAAAPSLIKLPNFPYGIDVEVVNQIIEGTYTDRPKMLSNFGDIFFFQYITQPFSYWFLQLGLQAAGWSTAAIANTWINEQLFSDLGKINVPTLIIHGIHDKVVPFQLGEVQEKYIKNSKLIPFNYSGHGSFYDQKDLFNKELMNFIEE
- the cobT gene encoding nicotinate-nucleotide--dimethylbenzimidazole phosphoribosyltransferase, whose amino-acid sequence is MELLKNTLASIKPADEDAKKKAKERLDNLTKPIGSLGVLEEIVIKMAGITGNIHNKIDKRNIIVMCADNGVVEEGVSACPQYFTKILTENLIKGYTGVSVLSKLTGTDVTTVDIGVNGDITLKGVLNKKINYGTKNITKGPAMTRDEAIRAIEAGIEVADSSCKKGYDILGTGEMGIGNTTTSGAVLSIFSGLNPDATCGKGAGLTDEQFEHKKEAVEKAIEINKPDKNDPIDVISKVGGFDIAGMCGCFLSAAKNRKPIVIDGLISSAAALCAVRLNSLAKEYIFPSHLSKEPGAIYMMKEIGLKPMLDLEMRLGEGSGCPLAFQVIEAALYVMDHMATFEESTLDKDVLIDIR
- the cobU gene encoding bifunctional adenosylcobinamide kinase/adenosylcobinamide-phosphate guanylyltransferase, whose product is MIILVTGGARSGKSSFSESLYENKEDVVYIATSKIYDKEMEERVILHRQSRPLSWRTYEGNYDLKKAVGEEKNYILDCVTVLLSNRMFDITKDEEFISFQLQSQVENTVFNELKCLIDEIRRRNYNLIMVTNEVGDSLVPESHIGRVFRDIQGRINQRIASVSDEVYLVCCGIPVKLK
- the cobS gene encoding adenosylcobinamide-GDP ribazoletransferase translates to MMKGFILAIQFLSRLPINISVDFNDKNLSRSTLFFPFVGMIIGTGAGLVYCLVSRVNMDIASFLAVLTLVILTGGLHLDGLGDTFDGFFSARTRERILEIMKDSRAGTYGVVAIVLDILLKYVIISNMKENVLPALVFSCGNGRLIAVIFMSFGKIARPGGLGDMFKKSNPKKYAFIGGIIYVLITFLVNPLYLIPLGISIFAAFLLALKTYRVIGGFTGDVYGAGIEITEIVSLLSFMYI
- a CDS encoding histidine phosphatase family protein, whose product is MDIIFVRHGSTEENRKKVYGSSDIHLSEKGKTEVLNIKNSVNNMSFGKVYISPLKRTMETSKILGVKGIHDDRIKEINFSIFGGKTYEEIKKIYPEEVSLWTKDYINYRIPGGESLKDIYERTKDFLENIISENKNVLVITHEGVIRCALCWVFDNVEYFYRFRADNGSITVISADDGYKYIKCINKR
- the gltX gene encoding glutamate--tRNA ligase; amino-acid sequence: MEKIRVRFAPSPTGYLHIGGARTALFNYFFAKRYNGKFILRIEDTDRERLKEDSVSQIVSSMKWLGINWDEGPEKGGEYGPYFQSERLDIYRREAKRLLDEGKAYYCFCTEEDIEKEREEQKRLKVSYRYSGKCSLLSKEEVEENLRAGKPYVIRIKIPREGTTEIEDLIRGRVSFDNSQLDDYIILKSNNMPTYNFACVVDDHFMEISHVIRAEEHLSNTPKQVLIYKALGYEVPKFAHLSMILAPDRSKLSKRHGATSVEEFREKGYIKEALVNYLTLLGWSPGEDREIFGMEDTIKNFSLEKVSKTAAIYDINKLTWLNGNYLRELDLDYITKETIPFLIEKGFIKEYEAEEKYDYIKRVVAAVREKVKLLTELADGSEYFFKDISEYDPKGVAKRFEKDGTVRLLESGRKALEDAEDFKVETVEKIYRDLIDKLGIKGGDIIHPTRLALSGKTVGPGLFDIISILGKEECLKRMDKAIEFIKKM